One Cellulomonas sp. NS3 genomic region harbors:
- a CDS encoding ABC transporter substrate-binding protein, whose amino-acid sequence MNGMRRRRGTAAVAAGAGLTLLLAACSGGGDGGGGDAEETASETDCSAFEEYGDLSGKTVSVYTSIVDPESEEQINSYQPFVDCTGVEIDYEGSREFEAQLPVRLTAGNPPDIAYVPQPGFLKSLVADFPDQVKPAPEPVVENANEFYTEEWVNYGTVDGTLYATPLGSNVKSFVWYSPMAFEDAGYEIPTTWDELMELSQQIVDDGNGIPWCAGIESGDATGWPATDWLEDVVLRTAGPDVYDQWVNHEIPFNDPQIVEALGTVGDILKNDEFVNGGLGNVQSIATAAWNESGNGIPDGTCWMHRAANFYQANWDESLEVAEDGDVYAFYLPGATEDDKPLLGAGEFVTAFSDRPEVVAFQSYLSSPEWANAKAEVTGQGWISANNGLDPELIKSPIDQLAFDLLTDEEYTFRFDGSDLMPGAVGTGSFWTEMTAWVANDKSDEDVLDAIEASWPTS is encoded by the coding sequence ATGAACGGCATGCGCAGGCGCCGCGGGACCGCGGCAGTGGCAGCGGGGGCGGGACTCACCCTCCTCCTGGCAGCGTGCTCGGGCGGCGGCGACGGCGGTGGCGGTGACGCCGAGGAGACCGCGAGCGAGACCGACTGCAGCGCGTTCGAGGAGTACGGCGACCTGTCGGGCAAGACCGTCTCGGTCTACACCTCGATCGTGGACCCCGAGTCCGAGGAGCAGATCAACTCCTACCAGCCGTTCGTCGACTGCACCGGCGTCGAGATCGACTACGAAGGGTCGCGCGAGTTCGAGGCGCAGCTCCCCGTGCGTCTGACCGCCGGCAACCCGCCGGACATCGCGTACGTCCCGCAGCCCGGGTTCCTGAAGTCGCTCGTCGCAGACTTCCCGGACCAGGTCAAGCCCGCTCCCGAGCCCGTGGTGGAGAACGCCAACGAGTTCTACACGGAGGAGTGGGTCAACTACGGGACGGTCGACGGCACGCTCTACGCGACGCCGCTCGGCTCGAACGTGAAGTCGTTCGTCTGGTACTCGCCGATGGCGTTCGAGGACGCGGGCTACGAGATCCCCACGACGTGGGACGAGCTCATGGAGCTGAGCCAGCAGATCGTCGACGACGGCAACGGCATCCCGTGGTGCGCCGGCATCGAGTCCGGCGACGCGACCGGCTGGCCGGCCACCGACTGGCTCGAGGACGTCGTGCTCCGCACCGCGGGCCCCGACGTCTACGACCAGTGGGTCAACCACGAGATCCCGTTCAACGACCCGCAGATCGTCGAGGCGCTCGGCACGGTCGGCGACATCCTGAAGAACGACGAGTTCGTCAACGGCGGCCTCGGCAACGTCCAGTCCATCGCGACCGCGGCATGGAACGAGTCCGGCAACGGCATCCCCGACGGCACGTGCTGGATGCACCGCGCGGCGAACTTCTACCAGGCCAACTGGGACGAGTCGCTCGAGGTCGCCGAGGACGGCGACGTCTACGCGTTCTACCTCCCGGGTGCGACCGAGGACGACAAGCCGCTGCTCGGCGCCGGTGAGTTCGTGACGGCGTTCAGCGACCGTCCCGAGGTTGTCGCGTTCCAGTCGTACCTGTCGAGCCCCGAGTGGGCCAACGCCAAGGCCGAGGTCACCGGTCAGGGCTGGATCTCCGCGAACAACGGGCTCGACCCCGAGCTCATCAAGTCTCCGATCGACCAGCTCGCGTTCGACCTCCTCACGGACGAGGAGTACACGTTCCGCTTCGACGGCTCGGACCTCATGCCGGGCGCCGTGGGCACCGGGTCGTTCTGGACCGAGATGACGGCATGGGTCGCGAACGACAAGTCCGACGAGGACGTGCTCGACGCGATCGAGGCCTCCTGGCCCACGTCGTGA
- a CDS encoding EamA family transporter, which produces MGADVRAGRTVPAPVLFLGSGLTQYLGAALAVGLFAVLTAPTVAWLRIAVSALVLLAWRRPWRFRWTRADLLASALFGAVLAAMNVAFYVAIEVLPLGTAVAVEFAGPVAVAALTGRSVRERVAIAVAAAGVVLLAGVSLDAGPDAGRGLVAIGVSAVCWAGYILLGRRVAHGRAEGDAGAGAAGVPDAGAGRAGGGVRDDAVPDDAGRAGQASGGATPAAGARPDGVSSLAVAMTVGALVFAPFLAAPAAPVLRDPHLLLLVAGIAVFSSVVPYAIEQVVLRRVTAATFAVLLAMLPATAAVTGVVVLRQLPTWGEVAGLALVSVAIVLTARRTG; this is translated from the coding sequence ATGGGGGCCGACGTGCGCGCCGGCCGGACCGTCCCCGCACCGGTGCTGTTCCTCGGGTCCGGCCTCACGCAGTACCTCGGCGCGGCCCTCGCGGTCGGGCTCTTCGCGGTGCTCACCGCCCCGACCGTCGCGTGGCTGCGCATCGCGGTCTCGGCGCTCGTGCTCCTCGCGTGGCGGCGGCCGTGGCGCTTCCGGTGGACCCGCGCGGACCTGCTCGCGTCCGCGCTGTTCGGCGCGGTGCTCGCCGCGATGAATGTCGCCTTCTACGTCGCGATCGAGGTGCTCCCGCTCGGCACCGCCGTCGCCGTCGAGTTCGCCGGCCCCGTCGCGGTCGCCGCGCTGACCGGGCGCAGCGTGCGCGAGCGCGTCGCGATCGCCGTCGCCGCCGCGGGCGTGGTGCTGCTCGCCGGCGTCAGCCTCGACGCCGGGCCGGACGCCGGGCGAGGGCTGGTCGCGATCGGCGTCTCGGCCGTGTGCTGGGCGGGCTACATCCTGCTCGGGCGGCGCGTGGCGCACGGACGCGCCGAGGGCGACGCGGGTGCCGGGGCCGCGGGGGTGCCCGACGCGGGTGCCGGGCGTGCGGGCGGTGGGGTGCGTGACGACGCGGTGCCCGACGACGCGGGCCGTGCCGGTCAGGCGTCCGGCGGGGCGACGCCCGCGGCGGGCGCGCGCCCCGACGGCGTCTCGTCGCTCGCCGTGGCGATGACCGTGGGCGCGCTCGTCTTCGCGCCGTTCCTCGCGGCGCCCGCCGCACCCGTGCTGCGCGACCCGCACCTGCTCCTGCTCGTCGCCGGCATCGCGGTGTTCTCGTCGGTCGTGCCCTACGCGATCGAGCAGGTCGTGCTGCGCCGGGTGACCGCCGCGACGTTCGCGGTGCTGCTCGCGATGCTCCCGGCGACGGCGGCCGTCACGGGCGTCGTCGTCCTGCGCCAGCTCCCGACGTGGGGAGAGGTCGCCGGGCTCGCGCTCGTCTCGGTCGCGATCGTGCTCACGGCCCGCCGCACCGGCTGA
- a CDS encoding LacI family DNA-binding transcriptional regulator, with the protein MAHGIEDVARVAGVSTATVSRALRGIPGVAPSTRDHVLAVAHELGYVASPTAASLATGRTRTVGIISPWVNHWFHAEVIEGAEQALREHGYDALLHTFDMERERPRRRLDPGALRRRVDGVIVVGGPLVPDEVRVVEDLGVPVVFVGSGAPGHVVVRLDDARTARVATQHLLELGHRVVGHVTGAVVDDGPAAPSWWRRVGWSGALADAGLAADPDLEVDGRYDVDGGRASTHVLLDRRPDVTGVFAASDEMAMGVVLAARDRGLRVPEDLSVVGVDGHALGELVGLTTMVQPAVRQGGAAARVLLDRVSGEPLPPGDVVFGTELLVRSSTTVPRVEVLAGR; encoded by the coding sequence ATGGCGCACGGCATCGAGGACGTGGCCCGGGTCGCCGGGGTCTCCACGGCGACCGTGTCGCGCGCGCTGCGCGGGATCCCGGGCGTCGCCCCCTCGACGCGCGACCACGTGCTCGCCGTCGCCCACGAGCTCGGGTACGTCGCCTCGCCGACGGCCGCGAGCCTCGCGACCGGGCGCACCCGCACCGTCGGGATCATCTCGCCGTGGGTCAACCACTGGTTCCACGCCGAGGTCATCGAGGGCGCCGAGCAGGCGCTGCGCGAGCACGGGTACGACGCGCTGCTGCACACGTTCGACATGGAGCGCGAGCGGCCGCGGCGCCGGCTCGACCCGGGGGCGCTGCGCCGCCGGGTCGACGGTGTGATCGTCGTCGGCGGCCCGCTCGTGCCCGACGAGGTGCGCGTCGTCGAGGACCTCGGGGTGCCGGTCGTGTTCGTCGGCTCGGGTGCGCCGGGGCACGTGGTCGTGCGGCTCGACGACGCGCGCACGGCCCGGGTCGCGACGCAGCACCTGCTCGAGCTGGGCCACCGGGTCGTCGGGCACGTCACGGGCGCGGTGGTCGACGACGGCCCCGCGGCGCCGTCGTGGTGGCGGCGCGTCGGGTGGAGCGGGGCGCTCGCGGACGCGGGGCTCGCGGCCGACCCGGACCTCGAGGTCGACGGGCGCTACGACGTCGACGGCGGCCGCGCGTCGACCCACGTCCTGCTGGACCGGCGGCCGGACGTCACCGGGGTGTTCGCGGCGTCCGACGAGATGGCGATGGGCGTCGTGCTCGCGGCGCGCGACCGCGGGCTGCGCGTGCCGGAGGACCTCTCGGTGGTGGGCGTCGACGGGCACGCGCTCGGGGAGCTCGTCGGCCTCACGACCATGGTGCAGCCCGCGGTGCGGCAGGGCGGGGCGGCGGCCCGGGTGCTGCTCGACCGGGTGTCGGGCGAGCCGCTGCCGCCCGGGGACGTCGTGTTCGGCACGGAGCTGCTCGTGCGCTCGTCGACCACCGTGCCGCGTGTCGAGGTTCTCGCCGGTCGGTGA
- a CDS encoding carbohydrate ABC transporter permease yields MVQFSPVTEWLTQADDVGHKFALMFVAVALFVIVMGAILLAVDRPKRVPPWVVPVAFLGPTILGLGFGLVYPGLRTIWASLFDRTGENFVGLDNYATAFGEEAFQVVLRNTLMWVILVPIVATFVGLVYAVLVDRTRFEYLAKTLVFLPMAISMVGASIIWKFVYEYRPDQPNVNQIGLLNQLLVWIGLEPQQFLLNPPVNTLFLIAVMIWIQAGFAMTVLSAAIKAIPDDIVEAARLDGLHGIGMFRHITVPSIRPALVVVVTTIAMGTLKVFDIVRTMTGGNFGTSVVANEFYTQSFRIREIGLGAALAVILFVLVIPLVVYNVRQLRLSEDIR; encoded by the coding sequence ATGGTGCAGTTCTCGCCCGTCACCGAGTGGTTGACGCAGGCGGACGACGTCGGGCACAAGTTCGCCCTGATGTTCGTCGCGGTCGCGCTGTTCGTGATCGTCATGGGGGCGATCCTCCTCGCGGTCGACCGGCCCAAGCGGGTGCCGCCGTGGGTCGTGCCCGTCGCGTTCCTCGGGCCCACGATCCTGGGTCTCGGCTTCGGCCTCGTCTACCCGGGGCTGCGGACCATCTGGGCCTCGCTGTTCGACCGCACCGGCGAGAACTTCGTCGGCCTCGACAACTACGCGACCGCGTTCGGCGAGGAGGCCTTCCAGGTCGTCCTGCGGAACACCCTGATGTGGGTGATCCTCGTCCCGATCGTCGCGACGTTCGTCGGACTCGTGTACGCGGTCCTCGTCGACCGGACGCGCTTCGAGTACCTCGCGAAGACCCTCGTGTTCCTCCCCATGGCGATCTCGATGGTCGGCGCGTCGATCATCTGGAAGTTCGTCTACGAGTACCGCCCCGACCAGCCGAACGTGAACCAGATCGGCCTGCTCAACCAGCTGCTCGTCTGGATCGGCCTCGAGCCCCAGCAGTTCCTGCTCAACCCGCCCGTGAACACGCTGTTCCTCATCGCGGTCATGATCTGGATCCAGGCCGGGTTCGCGATGACCGTGCTGTCCGCAGCGATCAAGGCCATCCCCGACGACATCGTCGAGGCCGCACGGCTCGACGGCCTGCACGGCATCGGCATGTTCCGGCACATCACCGTCCCGAGCATCCGCCCGGCGCTCGTCGTCGTCGTCACGACGATCGCGATGGGCACGCTCAAGGTGTTCGACATCGTCCGGACGATGACCGGCGGAAACTTCGGCACCTCGGTCGTCGCCAACGAGTTCTACACGCAGAGCTTCCGGATCCGCGAGATCGGGCTCGGCGCCGCGCTCGCCGTCATCCTGTTCGTGCTGGTCATCCCGCTGGTCGTCTACAACGTCCGTCAGCTCCGACTCTCCGAGGACATCCGATGA
- a CDS encoding HAD family hydrolase gives MSHTRSVASSLVALDVDGTLMSYAGVISPEVRGAVHALRDAGAHVVLATGRSAISAVPVAHDLGLDTGWVIASNGAVTLRLDPSLDPGYEVTEVIRFDPEPVLRVLRLEMPDALYAVEDVGTGFRVSAPFPTDELQGEHRVVSFEELCSEPVTRVVMRDPNGTPQEFHALVERVGLHEVSYAVGWSAWLDLSPGGVSKGTALEELRRALAVEPFATVAIGDGNNDVEMLRWAARGVAMGHAAEPVRAAADEVTGTIDDDGALEVLRSLLV, from the coding sequence ATGAGCCACACCCGCAGCGTGGCGAGCAGCCTCGTCGCCCTCGACGTCGACGGGACCCTCATGTCCTACGCGGGCGTCATCTCGCCCGAGGTGCGCGGGGCCGTGCACGCGCTGCGGGACGCGGGCGCCCACGTGGTGCTCGCGACCGGGCGCTCGGCGATCTCGGCCGTGCCCGTCGCGCACGACCTCGGCCTCGACACCGGCTGGGTGATCGCGTCGAACGGCGCCGTCACGCTGCGGCTCGACCCGTCGCTCGACCCCGGGTACGAGGTGACCGAGGTCATCCGCTTCGACCCGGAACCCGTGCTGCGGGTGCTCCGGCTCGAGATGCCGGACGCGCTCTACGCGGTCGAGGACGTCGGGACGGGCTTCCGGGTCAGCGCGCCGTTCCCGACCGACGAGCTCCAGGGCGAGCACCGCGTCGTGTCGTTCGAGGAGCTGTGCAGCGAGCCGGTGACCCGCGTCGTCATGCGCGACCCCAACGGGACGCCGCAGGAGTTCCACGCGCTCGTCGAGCGCGTCGGCCTGCACGAGGTGTCCTACGCGGTGGGCTGGTCGGCGTGGCTCGACCTGTCGCCGGGCGGGGTGTCGAAGGGCACGGCGCTCGAGGAGCTGCGGCGCGCGCTCGCCGTCGAGCCGTTCGCGACGGTCGCGATCGGGGACGGCAACAACGACGTCGAGATGCTGCGGTGGGCCGCGCGCGGGGTCGCGATGGGCCACGCCGCTGAGCCCGTGCGGGCCGCCGCCGACGAGGTGACCGGCACGATCGACGACGACGGCGCGCTCGAGGTGCTGCGGAGCCTGCTCGTCTGA
- a CDS encoding carbohydrate ABC transporter permease, which translates to MSTGIPSIELVSGAEQAVKDREPGRLSRLERRAAKAKGKISSPWASTLAIIIAIAWTVPTFGLLLTSFRPRMEIRRTGWWTFPANPAVTLENYTDVLFGSSTAFSTFFVNSLVITIPAVIIPISLALLAAYAFAWIDFKGRNILFVAVFALQVIPIQVTLIPLLTQYVDWGLAGSFWTIWLSHSIFALPLAIFLLHNFMKDIPPSLVEAARVDGAGHVKIFFQVLMPLLTPAIASFAIFQFLWVWNDLLVALTFAGGSTNVAPLTVRVAELAGTRGAQWHILSAGAFVSMVVPLIVFLALQRFFVRGLLAGSVKG; encoded by the coding sequence ATGAGCACAGGGATCCCGAGCATCGAGCTCGTCAGCGGCGCCGAGCAGGCGGTCAAGGACCGGGAGCCGGGGCGGCTGTCCCGGTTGGAACGGCGTGCGGCCAAGGCGAAGGGGAAGATCAGCTCGCCGTGGGCCTCGACGCTGGCGATCATCATCGCGATCGCGTGGACCGTCCCGACGTTCGGGCTGCTGCTCACGTCGTTCCGGCCCCGCATGGAGATCCGCCGCACGGGCTGGTGGACGTTCCCCGCCAACCCCGCCGTGACCCTCGAGAACTACACCGACGTGCTGTTCGGCAGCTCGACCGCGTTCTCGACGTTCTTCGTGAACTCGCTCGTCATCACGATCCCCGCCGTGATCATCCCGATCTCGCTCGCGCTGCTCGCCGCGTACGCGTTCGCGTGGATCGACTTCAAGGGCCGCAACATCCTGTTCGTCGCGGTGTTCGCGCTCCAGGTCATCCCCATCCAGGTCACGCTCATCCCGCTGCTCACGCAGTACGTGGACTGGGGCCTGGCGGGCTCGTTCTGGACGATCTGGCTCTCGCACTCGATCTTCGCGCTGCCGCTCGCGATCTTCCTGCTGCACAACTTCATGAAGGACATCCCGCCGTCGCTGGTTGAGGCCGCGCGCGTCGACGGCGCCGGGCACGTGAAGATCTTCTTCCAGGTGCTCATGCCGCTCCTCACCCCGGCGATCGCCTCGTTCGCGATCTTCCAGTTCCTCTGGGTGTGGAACGACCTGCTCGTCGCGCTGACCTTCGCGGGCGGCTCGACGAACGTCGCGCCGCTCACGGTCCGCGTCGCCGAGCTCGCCGGCACGCGCGGGGCGCAGTGGCACATCCTCTCGGCCGGCGCGTTCGTGTCGATGGTGGTGCCGCTGATCGTGTTCCTCGCGCTCCAGCGGTTCTTCGTGCGCGGGCTGCTCGCGGGGTCCGTCAAGGGCTGA
- a CDS encoding AGE family epimerase/isomerase gives MTWLATPAHARWLEQETDRLLAFGGPSAVPGRGFARLDEQGAPVDGPAELWITCRMTHVYSLGVLLGRPGSGALVDHGLAALDGLFRDPEHGGWFAEVGPDGPLDADKAAYPHAFVVLATSSATAAGRPGARALLDEALAVSERHFWDDEAGMAVESWDRTFTDLDAYRGVNANMHTVEAYLAAADVTGHRVWLDRAVRVVERVVHGYARENHWRIPEHFDSGWQPDLEYNADTPAHPFRPYGATIGHWLEWARLTLHARAALTARGDVAPGWMLDDAVALFDASVAEGWDVDGAPGFVYTVDWVGAPVVRERMHWVVAEGIAAAAALHAATGDERFDTWYRTWWDYAELFLLDRAGGSWWHELGTDNQVSRTVWEGKADLYHAVQATLIPRLPLTPVLAPALAAGALDLT, from the coding sequence ATGACGTGGCTCGCGACCCCTGCCCATGCCCGCTGGCTCGAGCAGGAGACGGACCGCCTGCTGGCCTTCGGCGGACCGTCCGCGGTCCCGGGGCGCGGGTTCGCGCGGCTCGACGAGCAGGGTGCGCCGGTCGACGGCCCCGCGGAGCTGTGGATCACCTGCCGCATGACCCACGTGTACTCGCTCGGCGTGCTGCTGGGCCGCCCGGGCTCGGGCGCGCTCGTCGACCACGGGCTCGCGGCGCTCGACGGGCTGTTCCGCGACCCGGAGCACGGCGGCTGGTTCGCCGAGGTCGGCCCCGACGGCCCGCTCGACGCGGACAAGGCCGCCTACCCGCACGCGTTCGTCGTGCTCGCGACGTCGAGCGCGACCGCCGCGGGGCGGCCCGGCGCACGGGCGCTGCTGGACGAGGCGCTCGCGGTCTCGGAGCGGCACTTCTGGGACGACGAGGCGGGGATGGCCGTCGAGAGCTGGGACCGCACGTTCACCGACCTCGACGCGTACCGCGGCGTCAACGCGAACATGCACACCGTCGAGGCGTACCTCGCGGCGGCCGACGTGACCGGGCACCGCGTGTGGCTCGACCGGGCGGTCCGGGTCGTCGAGCGGGTGGTGCACGGGTACGCGCGCGAGAACCACTGGCGGATCCCCGAGCACTTCGACTCCGGGTGGCAGCCCGACCTCGAGTACAACGCCGACACCCCGGCGCACCCGTTCCGCCCGTACGGCGCGACGATCGGCCACTGGCTCGAGTGGGCGCGGCTCACCCTGCACGCGCGCGCCGCGCTCACGGCCCGCGGCGACGTCGCTCCCGGCTGGATGCTCGACGACGCGGTCGCGCTGTTCGACGCGTCGGTCGCCGAGGGCTGGGACGTCGACGGCGCACCGGGCTTCGTCTACACCGTCGACTGGGTGGGCGCACCCGTCGTGCGCGAGCGCATGCACTGGGTCGTCGCCGAGGGGATCGCCGCGGCGGCCGCGCTGCACGCCGCGACGGGCGACGAGCGGTTCGACACCTGGTACCGGACGTGGTGGGACTACGCGGAGCTGTTCCTGCTCGACCGCGCGGGCGGGTCGTGGTGGCACGAGCTCGGGACGGACAACCAGGTCTCGCGCACGGTGTGGGAGGGCAAGGCCGACCTCTACCACGCGGTGCAGGCGACGCTGATCCCGCGCCTCCCGCTCACGCCCGTGCTGGCCCCGGCGCTCGCGGCGGGTGCGCTCGACCTGACCTGA
- a CDS encoding diacylglycerol/lipid kinase family protein: protein MTWEGWLALAAALIATVSLGLGLSLRGRQRDMQATVDTARAETREVADAADVRHPLVAFVANPSKPDVADLRDGVLRAVTERGHPEPLWIETSVEDPGVGQTREAVEQGAKVVVAVGGDGTVRAVAEGLVGTGVPMALLPSGTGNLLARNLDIPVADVPEALRIALAGQDKTIDVGWLRITKFAPEGEGVEGPPAPPGTPMHEPIDTTSETTPEAPADQDHIFLVIAGVGFDAAMVADTDDTLKARVGWMAYFVSGIKHLHGRRLRTMVRLDDHQPTPVRLRSLLIGNCGKLPGGITLLPDAVLDDGWLDIAAIDTRGGVAGWAQLLGEVALQGVGVKTDLPNKIGRIDHARARKIRVRVSGGEHVQVDGDLVGRALELTARVDKGALVVRVPSL from the coding sequence ATGACATGGGAGGGCTGGCTCGCGCTCGCGGCCGCACTGATCGCGACGGTCTCGCTCGGGCTCGGTCTGTCGCTGCGCGGTCGTCAGCGCGACATGCAGGCGACCGTCGACACCGCACGCGCCGAGACCCGCGAGGTCGCCGACGCGGCAGACGTGCGGCACCCGCTCGTGGCGTTCGTCGCGAACCCGTCGAAGCCCGACGTCGCCGACCTGCGCGACGGCGTCCTGCGCGCCGTCACCGAGCGCGGCCACCCCGAGCCGCTGTGGATCGAGACGAGCGTCGAGGACCCGGGCGTCGGCCAGACGCGCGAGGCCGTCGAGCAGGGCGCGAAGGTCGTCGTGGCCGTCGGCGGCGACGGCACCGTCCGCGCGGTCGCCGAGGGGCTCGTCGGCACCGGGGTGCCGATGGCGCTGCTGCCGTCGGGCACCGGGAACCTGCTCGCGCGCAACCTCGACATCCCCGTGGCCGACGTCCCCGAGGCGCTGCGGATCGCGCTCGCGGGCCAGGACAAGACGATCGACGTCGGCTGGCTGCGGATCACGAAGTTCGCGCCCGAGGGCGAGGGCGTCGAGGGCCCGCCGGCCCCGCCCGGGACCCCGATGCACGAGCCGATCGACACGACCTCGGAGACGACCCCCGAGGCGCCGGCCGACCAGGACCACATCTTCCTCGTGATCGCCGGCGTCGGGTTCGACGCCGCGATGGTCGCCGACACCGACGACACCCTCAAGGCGCGCGTCGGCTGGATGGCGTACTTCGTGTCCGGCATCAAGCACCTGCACGGTCGGCGCCTGCGCACGATGGTGCGGCTCGACGACCACCAGCCGACCCCGGTGCGGCTGCGCAGCCTGCTCATCGGCAACTGCGGCAAGCTGCCCGGCGGCATCACGCTGCTGCCCGACGCGGTGCTCGACGACGGCTGGCTCGACATCGCCGCGATCGACACGCGCGGCGGCGTCGCCGGCTGGGCGCAGCTGCTCGGCGAGGTCGCGCTGCAGGGCGTCGGCGTCAAGACCGACCTGCCCAACAAGATCGGGCGCATCGACCACGCGCGGGCCCGCAAGATCCGCGTGCGCGTCTCGGGCGGCGAGCACGTCCAGGTCGACGGCGACCTCGTGGGGCGCGCGCTCGAGCTCACCGCGCGCGTCGACAAGGGCGCGCTCGTGGTGCGGGTGCCGAGCCTCTGA
- a CDS encoding bacterial proteasome activator family protein, whose amino-acid sequence MSEHTNDEHAPDSPAGRTPAEPGTDAPATEPTAHALPVDGRHGPRVVVVGPDGRPVAPAEHRADAAPHDDGADADGPGGEDPATMVGQPAKVMRIGTMIKQLLDEVRSAPLDDAARARLAEVHERSLRELEEGLSPELLDELHRITLPFSEDRSPSDAELRIAQAQLVGWLEGLFHGIQTALVAQQMAAQAQLTQMRRALPPGAGVPGGLGGPAHGAPGGEPADPRQRPGQYL is encoded by the coding sequence ATGAGCGAGCACACGAACGACGAGCACGCCCCTGACTCCCCCGCCGGGCGGACGCCCGCCGAGCCGGGGACCGACGCGCCCGCCACCGAGCCGACCGCGCACGCGCTGCCGGTCGACGGGCGGCACGGTCCGCGCGTCGTCGTGGTGGGGCCGGACGGCCGACCCGTCGCACCGGCGGAGCACCGCGCGGACGCGGCGCCGCACGACGACGGCGCCGACGCGGACGGCCCGGGCGGCGAGGACCCGGCGACGATGGTGGGGCAGCCCGCCAAGGTCATGCGGATCGGGACGATGATCAAGCAGCTGCTCGACGAGGTGCGCAGCGCACCGCTCGACGACGCCGCCCGCGCGCGGCTCGCGGAGGTGCACGAGCGGTCGCTGCGCGAGCTCGAGGAGGGCCTGTCCCCCGAGCTGCTCGACGAGCTGCACCGGATCACGCTGCCGTTCTCGGAGGACCGCTCGCCGAGCGACGCCGAGCTGCGGATCGCGCAGGCACAGCTCGTGGGGTGGCTCGAGGGACTGTTCCACGGGATCCAGACGGCGCTGGTCGCGCAGCAGATGGCGGCGCAGGCGCAGCTCACGCAGATGCGCCGCGCGCTGCCGCCCGGGGCCGGGGTACCGGGCGGGCTCGGCGGGCCCGCGCACGGTGCGCCCGGCGGCGAGCCGGCCGACCCGCGGCAGCGGCCCGGGCAGTACTTGTAG
- the serS gene encoding serine--tRNA ligase, whose amino-acid sequence MIDLRLLREDPELVRASQRARGDDPDLVDRVLETDSRRRSALTEFEQLRAEQKQHGKKVAAAKSDEKAELLAHGKALSERVKALQAEADEAERVATDLARSIGNVIEDGVPPGGEDDYVVLRHEGTPRDFAAEGFTPRDHLDLGERLAAIDTERGAKVSGARFYYLTGIGARLELALLNAAVDLALGAGFTPVITPTLVKPEVMAGTGFLGAHADEVYRLEADDLYLVGTSEVALAGYHAGEILDLTGGPKRYAGWSACYRREAGSYGKDTRGIIRVHQFHKVEAFSWTTVEDAADEHRRILGWEEQMLQLAELPYRVIDTAAGDLGSSAARKFDCEAWLPTQERYLELTSTSNCTTFQARRLGVRERTATGELRPVATLNGTLATTRWIVAILENHQQADGSVRVPEGLRPYLGGLETLEPVR is encoded by the coding sequence GTGATCGACCTTCGACTCCTGCGGGAGGACCCCGAGCTCGTCCGTGCCAGCCAGCGTGCGCGCGGCGACGACCCCGACCTCGTCGACCGGGTGCTCGAGACGGACTCCCGGCGCCGCTCGGCCCTCACGGAGTTCGAGCAGCTGCGCGCCGAGCAGAAGCAGCACGGCAAGAAGGTCGCGGCCGCGAAGAGCGACGAGAAGGCGGAGCTGCTCGCGCACGGCAAGGCGCTCTCGGAGCGCGTCAAGGCGCTCCAGGCCGAGGCCGACGAGGCGGAGCGCGTCGCCACCGACCTCGCGCGCAGCATCGGCAACGTGATCGAGGACGGCGTCCCGCCCGGCGGCGAGGACGACTACGTGGTGCTGCGCCACGAGGGGACCCCGCGGGACTTCGCCGCCGAGGGCTTCACGCCGCGCGACCACCTCGACCTCGGCGAGCGGCTCGCGGCGATCGACACCGAGCGCGGCGCCAAGGTCTCGGGGGCCCGGTTCTACTACCTCACGGGCATCGGGGCGCGGCTCGAGCTCGCGCTGCTCAACGCGGCCGTGGACCTCGCGCTCGGCGCCGGGTTCACGCCCGTCATCACCCCGACGCTGGTCAAGCCCGAGGTCATGGCCGGCACCGGCTTCCTCGGCGCGCACGCCGACGAGGTCTACCGGCTCGAGGCCGACGACCTGTACCTCGTGGGCACGAGCGAGGTCGCGCTCGCCGGGTACCACGCGGGCGAGATCCTCGACCTGACGGGCGGCCCCAAGCGCTACGCGGGCTGGTCGGCGTGCTACCGCCGCGAGGCCGGGTCGTACGGCAAGGACACCCGCGGCATCATCCGCGTGCACCAGTTCCACAAGGTCGAGGCGTTCAGCTGGACCACCGTCGAGGACGCCGCCGACGAGCACCGGCGCATCCTCGGCTGGGAGGAGCAGATGCTCCAGCTCGCCGAGCTGCCGTACCGGGTCATCGACACCGCGGCGGGCGACCTCGGGTCGAGCGCGGCCCGCAAGTTCGACTGCGAGGCGTGGCTGCCGACGCAGGAGCGCTACCTCGAGCTCACGTCGACCTCGAACTGCACGACGTTCCAGGCCCGGCGCCTGGGCGTCCGCGAGCGCACCGCGACCGGCGAGCTCCGGCCCGTGGCGACGCTCAACGGCACGCTCGCGACGACCCGCTGGATCGTCGCCATCCTGGAGAACCACCAGCAGGCCGACGGGTCGGTGCGCGTGCCCGAGGGCCTGCGTCCGTACCTCGGCGGCCTCGAGACCCTGGAGCCGGTGCGATGA